Proteins encoded together in one Corynebacterium liangguodongii window:
- a CDS encoding methyltransferase domain-containing protein, producing MLKDVVDVLADPIDGSALRGADDYSRLVSASGHSFDVAKQGYVTLSAGSGLNHEGDSLEMVTSREVFLSQGHFAPFVESVTEHVCHAAAATGAAEPVILEVGAGTGYYLSHTLDSIESSRGVGIDISVPAAKRLAKSHPRVGAVVADVWEGLPLIDASVSAIEVVFAPRNPAEFARVLVPGGEVVCLIASRGHLDELRAPLGILGVEEGKLERMLEQASGHLELAADPTQVEFTMRLDRASIAAQVGMSPSAHHVEPSTLRQRLEKLPDFMDVTARGTLVRMRKL from the coding sequence ATGCTCAAAGACGTTGTTGATGTCCTCGCCGACCCGATCGATGGGTCCGCGCTGCGCGGGGCAGACGATTACTCCCGCTTAGTCTCTGCCTCCGGGCATTCCTTCGATGTGGCCAAGCAGGGCTACGTCACCCTCAGCGCCGGATCGGGGTTGAACCACGAGGGCGATAGCTTGGAGATGGTCACCTCGCGCGAGGTGTTCCTCTCGCAGGGCCACTTTGCCCCGTTCGTCGAGTCGGTCACCGAGCATGTGTGTCACGCCGCCGCGGCGACGGGCGCGGCCGAGCCTGTCATCCTCGAGGTCGGCGCGGGCACCGGATACTACCTCTCCCACACGCTCGATAGCATTGAGTCCTCGCGCGGGGTCGGCATCGACATCTCGGTGCCCGCCGCGAAGCGCCTGGCCAAGTCGCACCCGCGCGTCGGCGCGGTCGTCGCGGATGTGTGGGAGGGCCTCCCGCTTATCGACGCCTCAGTGAGCGCCATCGAGGTCGTTTTCGCCCCGCGCAACCCCGCGGAATTCGCCCGCGTGCTCGTCCCCGGCGGGGAGGTTGTCTGCCTCATCGCCTCCCGCGGACACCTCGACGAGCTGCGTGCCCCGCTGGGGATTCTCGGCGTGGAAGAAGGCAAGCTCGAGCGCATGCTCGAGCAGGCGTCCGGCCACCTCGAACTGGCCGCTGATCCCACGCAGGTCGAGTTCACGATGAGGCTTGATCGCGCGTCAATCGCCGCGCAGGTAGGCATGAGCCCGTCGGCGCACCACGTCGAGCCGTCGACGCTGCGGCAACGGCTTGAGAAGCTGCCGGATTTCATGGACGTGACCGCCCGCGGCACCTTGGTGCGGATGCGTAAGCTCTAA
- a CDS encoding GH32 C-terminal domain-containing protein translates to MSVYRPELHVTAEAGILDAAAGILRDGDAAQAKDVWHIFYQYRATPEAPSRWGHSCSEGNAFDWVECNDTVVPIGGEIAVRAGSVVAHEQGADLYFTSVTEAGMSIQIARTPNLDALCEDVDDSYQVDPAVRRLGAVLVNEAGYTRFRSPCVVPDWRESGDRTKGQSGWLMLAMTGEPERPVPVVLSSTDGTAWTLSGPLTFAGDPGFDPAAEALVAPRIIRLRDEVDARIYDVLMFTLERRGKDTTGYIVGTLEGNVFTVSKEARRIDLGHDFTRPRSTNYSPGSISEGDRLSHAYIYGLMTDVGRGGDPTAEPNWEAEGWSRTLTLPRRITLQNGALYQTPPRGLPDAVAETERAHLWTGLCEIPVGSAVVAEVLDGAGEVAAVVTHSGDEVRLDRLDGAPASAIVGEDDEDNITIVVDSSTIEVFAGGGVVAMSSRFWPEGGCSGLRVTTHGQAQVINGWHRGA, encoded by the coding sequence ATGAGCGTTTATAGACCAGAACTACATGTCACGGCCGAGGCTGGGATCCTCGACGCCGCCGCGGGCATCCTGCGCGACGGCGACGCCGCGCAGGCGAAAGACGTCTGGCACATCTTCTACCAATACCGCGCAACGCCCGAGGCCCCGAGCCGCTGGGGTCACAGCTGCTCGGAGGGCAACGCCTTCGACTGGGTCGAGTGCAACGACACCGTCGTACCCATCGGCGGCGAGATCGCGGTGCGTGCGGGCTCGGTTGTCGCGCACGAGCAGGGCGCGGACCTCTACTTCACCTCCGTGACGGAGGCGGGGATGTCCATCCAGATCGCGCGCACCCCCAATCTCGACGCGCTGTGCGAGGACGTCGACGATTCCTACCAGGTCGACCCCGCCGTGCGCAGGCTTGGGGCGGTGCTTGTCAACGAAGCCGGCTACACCCGCTTCCGCTCCCCCTGTGTCGTACCCGACTGGCGCGAATCCGGTGATCGCACCAAAGGCCAGTCGGGCTGGCTCATGCTCGCCATGACCGGCGAGCCCGAGCGCCCCGTGCCCGTCGTGCTCTCCTCGACAGACGGCACCGCGTGGACGCTCAGCGGGCCCTTGACGTTCGCCGGCGACCCCGGCTTCGATCCCGCCGCTGAGGCCCTCGTCGCCCCGCGCATCATCAGGCTGCGCGACGAGGTCGATGCCCGCATCTACGACGTGCTCATGTTTACCCTTGAGCGCCGCGGGAAGGACACGACCGGCTACATCGTGGGCACGCTCGAGGGCAACGTCTTCACCGTCTCGAAAGAGGCGCGCCGGATCGACCTCGGCCACGACTTCACCCGCCCCCGCAGTACGAACTACTCCCCGGGCAGCATCTCCGAAGGCGACCGCCTCAGCCACGCCTACATCTACGGCCTCATGACGGACGTCGGGCGCGGGGGCGACCCGACGGCGGAGCCGAACTGGGAGGCCGAGGGCTGGTCGCGGACCCTGACGCTGCCGCGGCGCATCACGCTGCAAAACGGCGCGCTCTACCAGACCCCGCCGCGCGGTCTGCCCGACGCGGTCGCGGAGACGGAGCGGGCCCACCTGTGGACCGGGCTGTGCGAGATCCCCGTAGGCTCCGCCGTGGTCGCTGAGGTACTCGACGGCGCGGGCGAGGTCGCTGCCGTGGTCACCCACTCGGGAGACGAGGTCCGTCTCGACCGCCTCGACGGGGCACCGGCCTCAGCGATCGTCGGCGAGGACGACGAGGACAACATCACCATCGTTGTCGACAGCTCGACCATCGAAGTCTTTGCCGGCGGTGGTGTCGTGGCCATGTCCTCGCGCTTCTGGCCGGAGGGCGGGTGCTCCGGGCTCCGGGTAACCACCCACGGCCAGGCCCAGGTCATCAACGGCTGGCACCGCGGCGCTTAG
- the glgA gene encoding glycogen synthase, with translation MKVGMFTREYPPEVYGGAGVHVTELTRFMRRIDDVDVDVHCMGAPRDEDGVIVHGVDPELEGANGAIKTLSTGLRIANAARDLDVAHSHTWYAGLGGHLTGLLYDIPHVVTAHSLEPDRPWKREQLGGGYDVSSWSEKNAMEYADAVIAVSTGMREAILRAYPRIDASRVHVVLNGVDTQKWFPGKGDIAAGLGVDESRPIVAFVGRITRQKGVNHLLKAAAHFDDGIQLVLCAGAPDTPEIAAETQTLVDELSRRRGGIHWIKDMLPPEKIREVYAAADIFVCPSIYEPLGIVNLEAMACGTAVVASRVGGIPEVVVDGETGVLVDYSEADPAAFERGLAEAVNALAADSDRTQAMGQAGLARVHKDFTWDAIARQTVDVYRSLI, from the coding sequence ATGAAAGTGGGAATGTTCACGCGGGAATACCCGCCGGAGGTATACGGCGGAGCAGGGGTGCACGTCACCGAGCTCACCCGTTTCATGCGCCGAATCGACGACGTTGACGTCGACGTGCACTGCATGGGTGCGCCGCGCGATGAGGACGGTGTGATCGTCCACGGCGTCGACCCCGAGCTCGAGGGGGCAAACGGCGCGATCAAGACACTGTCCACGGGACTGCGCATCGCGAACGCCGCACGCGACCTTGACGTCGCCCATTCCCATACCTGGTACGCGGGCCTGGGGGGCCACCTCACCGGCCTGCTCTACGACATCCCCCACGTGGTCACCGCACACTCGCTTGAACCGGACCGGCCGTGGAAACGGGAGCAGCTCGGCGGCGGCTACGACGTGTCGTCCTGGTCCGAGAAAAACGCCATGGAATACGCCGATGCTGTCATTGCTGTCTCCACAGGGATGCGCGAGGCGATCCTGCGCGCCTACCCGCGGATAGACGCCTCCCGGGTCCATGTCGTGCTCAACGGCGTCGACACGCAGAAGTGGTTCCCGGGCAAGGGCGACATCGCGGCGGGGCTCGGCGTGGACGAATCCCGTCCGATTGTCGCCTTCGTCGGCCGCATCACGCGGCAAAAGGGCGTCAACCACCTGCTCAAGGCCGCCGCTCACTTCGACGATGGCATCCAGCTGGTCTTGTGCGCCGGGGCCCCGGATACCCCTGAGATCGCCGCGGAGACCCAGACTCTAGTCGACGAGCTCTCTCGTCGGCGCGGGGGAATCCACTGGATCAAGGACATGCTGCCGCCGGAGAAGATCCGAGAGGTCTACGCCGCCGCCGACATCTTCGTCTGCCCCTCAATCTACGAACCGCTGGGCATCGTCAACCTCGAAGCAATGGCGTGCGGCACAGCCGTGGTCGCCTCACGCGTCGGCGGCATCCCAGAGGTCGTCGTCGACGGCGAAACCGGAGTGTTGGTGGACTACTCCGAAGCTGACCCGGCCGCATTCGAGCGCGGCCTCGCCGAGGCCGTCAACGCTCTGGCCGCCGATTCCGACCGCACGCAGGCGATGGGGCAGGCCGGGCTCGCGCGGGTGCACAAGGACTTCACCTGGGACGCGATCGCACGCCAGACCGTCGATGTATACCGAAGCTTGATCTAA
- the glgC gene encoding glucose-1-phosphate adenylyltransferase, whose protein sequence is MTRDSISLITVKTQPRVLAIVLAGGEGKRLFPLTADRAKPAVPFAGNYRLIDFVLSNLVNAGYMRIAVLTQYKSHSLDRHVATAWNVSGPTPQYIASVPAQQRRGKRWFSGSADAIVQSLNLIYDDKPDYVLVFGADHVYRMDPSQMVEDHIASGMDATVAGIRVPRREATAFGCIQADETGAITEFLEKPADPPGTPDDPEATFASMGNYVFSTEALIDALLEDEKNDESAHDMGGDIIPYFVGKGRAHVYDFSSNEVPGATERDKGYWRDVGTIDSFYDAHMDLISSHPIFNLYNKAWPIHSTEEDNLPPAKFVLGGIAQESIVASGSIVSGATVRNSVVSTDVLVEEGATVEGSVLLPGVRVGKGAVVRRAILDKNVYVSDGEIVGVDLERDRGRFTVSDNGVVVVGKNEVI, encoded by the coding sequence ATGACGCGGGATTCAATAAGCTTAATCACTGTGAAGACACAGCCCCGAGTTCTCGCCATCGTCCTCGCGGGCGGCGAAGGGAAGCGGCTCTTTCCGCTGACTGCCGACCGCGCCAAGCCCGCCGTTCCCTTCGCCGGAAATTACAGGCTCATCGACTTCGTGTTGTCGAACCTGGTCAATGCCGGATACATGCGCATTGCCGTGCTCACCCAGTACAAGTCGCACTCGCTCGACCGCCACGTGGCCACGGCATGGAACGTCTCCGGCCCCACGCCGCAATATATCGCCTCCGTGCCCGCCCAGCAGCGGCGCGGCAAGCGCTGGTTCTCGGGCTCGGCGGACGCGATTGTGCAGTCGCTCAACCTGATCTACGACGACAAGCCGGACTACGTCCTCGTTTTCGGCGCTGACCACGTCTACCGTATGGACCCCTCTCAGATGGTCGAGGACCACATCGCCTCCGGCATGGACGCGACCGTGGCCGGCATCCGCGTGCCGCGCCGTGAGGCGACGGCGTTTGGCTGCATTCAGGCCGATGAGACCGGTGCCATTACGGAATTCCTCGAAAAGCCGGCCGACCCTCCGGGTACACCGGACGACCCGGAGGCCACGTTTGCCTCGATGGGCAACTACGTCTTCTCCACCGAGGCGCTCATCGATGCGCTGCTTGAGGACGAAAAGAACGACGAATCCGCCCACGACATGGGCGGGGATATCATCCCTTATTTCGTGGGCAAGGGCCGCGCCCACGTCTACGACTTTTCGAGCAACGAGGTCCCCGGCGCGACAGAGCGTGACAAGGGCTATTGGCGCGACGTCGGCACCATTGACTCGTTCTACGACGCGCACATGGACCTCATCTCTTCGCACCCGATTTTCAACCTCTACAACAAGGCGTGGCCGATCCACTCCACAGAGGAGGACAATCTACCTCCCGCAAAGTTCGTCCTCGGCGGCATCGCGCAGGAATCGATCGTGGCCTCCGGCTCGATCGTCTCCGGTGCGACGGTGCGCAACTCGGTTGTCTCCACGGACGTGCTCGTGGAGGAGGGCGCGACGGTGGAAGGATCCGTCCTGTTGCCGGGCGTGCGTGTGGGTAAAGGCGCAGTGGTGCGCCGCGCCATTCTCGATAAGAACGTCTACGTCTCCGATGGGGAGATCGTCGGCGTCGACCTCGAGCGCGACCGCGGGCGGTTTACCGTCTCCGACAACGGGGTCGTCGTCGTCGGCAAAAACGAAGTGATCTAG
- a CDS encoding O-methyltransferase, protein MSDSAFTLMSDYISSRPAPGAAAGVEFARTDAEENALSVPSAATLSLLSALAAGGSAAHGTHGAVAVTPAAGAVGLSILHGLAEKAAVTCIDPEAAHQASAREAFRLAGFPASRARFLTARPLDVMGRLAPASYRLVYLDVDPVEFGPAIDVAWPLVAQGGTVVIAGSLLDGTVADPTRRDRATEAARAADAAAEELSESGAATIARLPLDGGLTLITKR, encoded by the coding sequence GTGAGTGATTCCGCCTTTACCTTAATGTCCGACTACATTTCTTCGCGCCCCGCGCCCGGCGCGGCCGCCGGGGTCGAGTTCGCGCGCACCGACGCTGAAGAAAACGCCTTGAGCGTGCCAAGCGCGGCGACGTTGTCGCTCCTCAGCGCCCTCGCCGCGGGCGGGTCGGCGGCACACGGCACGCACGGCGCGGTCGCGGTCACCCCGGCAGCCGGGGCCGTCGGGCTGAGCATCCTCCACGGTCTTGCAGAAAAAGCCGCGGTGACCTGCATTGATCCGGAGGCCGCGCACCAAGCCAGCGCGCGCGAGGCCTTCCGGCTGGCCGGTTTCCCTGCCTCCCGCGCGCGCTTCCTCACCGCACGCCCCCTCGACGTCATGGGGCGACTCGCCCCCGCGTCCTACCGCCTGGTCTATCTCGACGTCGACCCGGTCGAGTTCGGCCCGGCCATCGATGTCGCCTGGCCGCTCGTCGCGCAGGGCGGCACTGTGGTCATCGCGGGCTCGCTTCTCGACGGCACCGTGGCCGACCCCACCCGGCGCGACCGCGCCACCGAGGCAGCACGCGCCGCCGACGCGGCCGCCGAGGAGCTCTCCGAGAGCGGCGCCGCCACCATCGCCCGCCTGCCGCTCGACGGCGGGCTGACCTTGATAACGAAACGCTAG
- the sigE gene encoding RNA polymerase sigma factor SigE: MDPLPAPDTAPAASSPDVLEGTAAFDAGVGRMPSWAELVEEHADSVYRLAFRLSGNQHDAEDLTQETFMRVFRSLKSYKPGTFEGWLHRITTNLFLDMVRHRAKIRMEALPEDYERVPGTDMTPEQAYSVANLDPALQKALDGLGPDFRVAVVLCDVVGMTYEEIAETLGVKMGTVRSRIHRGRTQLRLSLEEQAARDESARELIQSR; the protein is encoded by the coding sequence ATGGACCCGCTGCCCGCCCCGGATACCGCCCCCGCCGCCTCCTCGCCAGACGTTCTCGAAGGAACCGCCGCGTTCGACGCGGGCGTGGGCCGGATGCCGAGCTGGGCCGAGCTGGTCGAGGAGCACGCCGATAGCGTCTACCGGCTGGCGTTTCGTCTCTCTGGTAATCAGCACGACGCAGAGGACCTCACCCAGGAGACCTTCATGCGCGTCTTCCGCAGCCTGAAGTCCTACAAGCCGGGAACCTTCGAGGGGTGGCTGCACCGCATCACCACAAACCTCTTCCTCGATATGGTGCGCCACCGCGCGAAGATTCGCATGGAGGCCCTGCCGGAGGACTACGAGCGCGTGCCGGGCACGGATATGACGCCGGAGCAGGCGTATTCCGTCGCTAACCTCGACCCTGCGCTGCAGAAGGCGCTCGATGGCTTAGGCCCGGATTTTCGCGTCGCCGTCGTCCTGTGCGACGTGGTGGGGATGACCTACGAGGAGATCGCGGAGACACTCGGGGTGAAGATGGGCACGGTGCGCTCGCGCATCCACCGCGGCCGCACGCAGCTGCGATTAAGCCTCGAGGAACAGGCGGCGCGCGACGAGAGCGCCCGGGAACTCATCCAAAGCCGGTAG
- the tatB gene encoding Sec-independent protein translocase protein TatB encodes MFSSIGWGEIFFIVIIGLIVIGPERLPEVIKDVRAGIYAARKAIANARKELDGELGGFDELRQPLSTVTEYAAMGPRKAITKVFLDGDESFFEDFDPRSQLGDASTAPPRPPAGSGPRPRPEQGAPAPKREGGASFSWADIT; translated from the coding sequence GTGTTTTCAAGCATCGGTTGGGGCGAGATCTTCTTCATCGTCATCATCGGGCTGATCGTGATCGGCCCCGAGCGCCTCCCTGAGGTGATCAAGGACGTCCGCGCGGGCATCTACGCGGCGCGCAAGGCCATCGCCAACGCGCGCAAGGAACTCGATGGCGAGCTCGGGGGTTTCGACGAGTTGCGCCAACCTCTCAGCACCGTTACCGAGTACGCGGCCATGGGGCCGCGCAAGGCGATCACGAAGGTCTTTCTCGATGGTGACGAGAGCTTCTTCGAGGATTTCGACCCGCGCAGCCAGCTTGGCGACGCATCGACGGCCCCGCCCAGGCCCCCGGCGGGCTCAGGACCGCGCCCCCGTCCGGAGCAGGGCGCGCCCGCGCCGAAGCGCGAGGGTGGCGCCAGTTTTTCCTGGGCGGATATCACCTAG
- a CDS encoding Mrp/NBP35 family ATP-binding protein, translated as MTEQLSTQQVLEALSRVEDPEIGRPITELDMIESVSIDGSDVSVGIYLTIAGCPMRETIHSNARAVLEELNGVSSVDVHMHTMSDEQRRALSQKLRGTQATPSIPFADPDSRTRVFAVASGKGGVGKSSMTVNLAVALAAEGLTVGVLDADIYGHSVPGLLGSAGQAPTLVDDMIMPPISHGVRHISVGQFVDGNAPIVWRGPMLTRAIQQFLSDVYWGDLDVLLLDLPPGTGDVAITVAQLIPNAQLIVVTTPQSAAAEVAERAGTISQQTGQPIAGVIENMSAMVLPDGTVLDVFGTGGGEAVAQRLSALTDSADVELLGSVPLDPRLRTHGDDGTPVVLSEPDSPSARAIAAIAAKLKVRRSTLVGKSLGVSPR; from the coding sequence ATGACTGAGCAACTCTCCACGCAACAGGTACTCGAGGCCCTCTCCCGTGTCGAAGACCCCGAGATCGGCCGGCCGATCACCGAGCTCGACATGATCGAATCGGTTTCTATCGACGGCTCTGACGTCTCCGTCGGCATCTACCTCACCATCGCGGGGTGCCCAATGCGCGAGACGATCCACTCGAACGCACGGGCCGTTCTTGAAGAACTCAACGGGGTCAGTAGCGTCGACGTGCACATGCACACGATGAGCGACGAGCAGCGCCGGGCGCTGAGCCAGAAGCTGCGCGGCACCCAGGCCACCCCCTCGATCCCGTTCGCGGACCCCGACTCGCGCACCCGCGTCTTTGCTGTGGCGTCCGGCAAGGGCGGAGTGGGCAAGTCTTCCATGACGGTCAACCTTGCCGTCGCGCTCGCCGCCGAAGGGCTTACGGTGGGCGTGCTCGACGCCGATATCTACGGGCATTCCGTCCCCGGCCTGCTTGGCTCGGCGGGCCAGGCCCCCACACTTGTCGACGACATGATCATGCCCCCCATCAGTCACGGCGTTCGGCACATCTCCGTCGGCCAGTTCGTCGATGGCAACGCCCCAATCGTGTGGCGCGGGCCGATGCTCACCCGCGCGATCCAGCAGTTCCTCAGCGACGTCTATTGGGGTGACCTCGACGTCTTGCTGCTCGATCTGCCTCCCGGCACGGGAGATGTGGCCATCACGGTCGCCCAGCTCATCCCCAACGCCCAGCTCATCGTCGTGACCACCCCACAGTCCGCCGCCGCAGAGGTCGCCGAGCGGGCGGGGACGATCTCGCAGCAGACCGGGCAGCCCATCGCTGGAGTGATCGAGAACATGTCCGCCATGGTCTTGCCGGACGGCACCGTCTTAGACGTCTTTGGCACCGGCGGCGGGGAGGCCGTGGCCCAGCGATTGAGCGCTTTGACCGACTCCGCCGATGTCGAGCTGCTCGGTTCCGTTCCGCTCGATCCGCGGCTGCGCACCCATGGTGACGACGGCACCCCCGTCGTGCTCTCGGAGCCGGATTCGCCTTCGGCGCGCGCGATTGCCGCGATCGCGGCGAAGCTCAAGGTGCGCCGCTCCACTCTGGTGGGAAAGAGCCTCGGGGTAAGCCCCCGCTAG
- a CDS encoding general stress protein, which produces MTSAQSNSQHNIRQDIARVRPAGWPVGSFDTYEEAQRAVDGLSDHEFSVEDLKIVGVDLMQVENVTGRLTWPRILLSGALSGAWFGLFIGLIFALFALPGTGWGIFGWSILIGAVFGLIFAAVGYALTGGKRDFASMTTIVAGRYDIICDPQSAPRARDMIAEMGFAPAKDAQ; this is translated from the coding sequence ATGACTAGTGCACAATCCAATTCCCAGCACAACATTCGCCAGGACATCGCCCGCGTCCGCCCCGCCGGGTGGCCGGTTGGTTCCTTCGACACCTACGAAGAGGCGCAACGCGCCGTCGACGGGCTCTCGGACCACGAGTTTAGCGTTGAAGACCTCAAGATCGTCGGCGTCGACCTCATGCAGGTTGAAAACGTCACCGGCCGGCTCACCTGGCCGCGCATTCTCCTCTCCGGGGCCCTCTCGGGCGCGTGGTTCGGCCTCTTCATCGGCCTGATCTTCGCCCTGTTCGCCCTGCCCGGCACGGGCTGGGGCATCTTCGGCTGGTCCATCCTCATCGGCGCGGTCTTCGGCCTCATTTTCGCGGCCGTCGGCTACGCCCTGACGGGCGGTAAGCGTGACTTCGCCTCGATGACCACCATCGTCGCCGGGCGCTACGACATCATCTGCGACCCGCAGTCCGCACCGCGCGCCCGCGACATGATCGCGGAGATGGGTTTCGCGCCCGCCAAGGACGCGCAATAG